A single region of the Nitrospirota bacterium genome encodes:
- the larE gene encoding ATP-dependent sacrificial sulfur transferase LarE — protein sequence MADTYQKLLALLREMPSVLLAYSGGVDSTFLLKALGDSGVRSLAVIAVSATMPERERREAEETARLLGADCRVITTDELSNPDFVRNPRDRCFYCKDELFSRLAGIARSEGYAVIVDGSNADDLADWRPGRRAGQKHGVRSPLIEAGLAKQEIRELSRALGLPTWSKPAAPCLSSRFPYGTEITLEGLKRVEQAEEILRELGFGELRVRSHGSLARIEVPKHQIERFFERNLRETVTDRLKALGFTYVTVDLGGFVSGNFNF from the coding sequence GTGGCAGATACCTATCAAAAGCTCCTCGCCCTTCTGCGGGAGATGCCTTCCGTTCTTCTCGCCTACTCGGGAGGCGTCGACAGCACCTTCCTGTTAAAGGCGCTCGGGGACTCCGGGGTCCGCTCCCTCGCGGTCATAGCCGTCTCGGCGACCATGCCCGAACGGGAGCGGCGCGAGGCGGAGGAGACGGCGCGGCTGCTCGGCGCCGACTGCAGGGTTATCACTACCGACGAGCTGAGCAATCCCGACTTCGTCCGCAATCCCCGCGACCGCTGCTTCTATTGCAAGGACGAGCTCTTTTCCCGGCTTGCCGGGATCGCCCGTTCGGAAGGATATGCCGTTATCGTCGACGGCAGCAATGCCGATGACCTCGCGGACTGGCGGCCAGGCCGCAGGGCCGGCCAGAAGCATGGCGTCAGGAGCCCCCTCATCGAAGCGGGCCTGGCGAAGCAGGAGATCAGGGAGCTGTCGCGGGCGCTGGGATTGCCCACCTGGTCCAAGCCTGCAGCCCCGTGCCTTTCATCCCGCTTCCCCTACGGGACCGAGATAACCCTCGAAGGGCTCAAGCGGGTCGAGCAGGCCGAAGAGATATTGAGGGAGCTGGGATTCGGGGAGCTGCGGGTCAGATCCCACGGAAGCCTCGCCCGCATCGAGGTGCCGAAACACCAGATCGAGCGCTTTTTCGAGAGGAACCTGCGGGAGACCGTGACGGACAGGCTGAAAGCCCTCGGCTTCACCTACGTGACCGTAGACCTCGGGGGCTTCGTAAGTGGAAACTTCAACTTTTAA
- a CDS encoding (Fe-S)-binding protein: MQVLHDTAAGAPAGPAASASDDKACGAPAAGPLESCVRCGSCKAQCPTYAEDAAEGMGARGRVMLLMQLAEGALEPSETLEHRIFSCLLCGACTASCPLGVDVTEALYEGRARLRRLRKSKDFLGLGLRLGLKRAPSSIKVLRFFQDMGEVFPLHRIPPFRQLKALGIIAPDASLRDGASLYKAARPKARIAVFAGCTVNFLYPHIGYALIRSLNALHYDVVLPKGEVCCGAPLRGLGFEDDAIEMAERNLAVFRKMNVEAVIGLCPTCVHTVRDEYRKRGGDGIDNAVEVARFFSDKAPQLHALKGRTEGGQQIVYHEPCHSRYSLSSGKEPQRLLASLGVPPVEAEQGCCGFGGPFRVLYPDLAEALLEKRAAAYRHAEVIATSCPNCILQLRSGMKDKSIKHLIEVIDETITG, from the coding sequence ATGCAGGTACTCCACGATACCGCTGCCGGCGCTCCGGCAGGCCCCGCGGCCAGCGCCTCTGATGATAAAGCATGCGGCGCGCCGGCTGCCGGTCCGCTCGAGAGCTGTGTGCGCTGCGGGAGCTGCAAGGCACAGTGCCCTACCTATGCGGAGGATGCTGCCGAAGGGATGGGCGCTCGCGGAAGGGTTATGCTCCTCATGCAGCTGGCCGAAGGGGCGCTGGAGCCCTCGGAAACGCTTGAGCACCGGATCTTCAGCTGCCTTCTCTGCGGCGCCTGCACTGCGTCGTGTCCCCTCGGGGTCGATGTCACCGAGGCGCTGTATGAGGGGAGAGCGCGGCTCAGGAGACTCAGAAAATCGAAGGATTTTCTCGGCCTCGGCCTCCGCCTCGGGCTTAAACGCGCGCCGTCGAGCATTAAGGTCCTCAGGTTCTTCCAGGATATGGGCGAGGTCTTCCCCCTGCACCGCATCCCGCCCTTCAGGCAGCTGAAAGCGCTCGGCATCATTGCACCCGATGCCTCGCTGCGGGACGGGGCTTCGCTCTACAAGGCAGCCAGGCCGAAGGCGCGGATCGCCGTTTTCGCGGGCTGCACGGTGAATTTCCTTTATCCGCATATCGGGTATGCATTGATACGGAGTCTTAACGCATTGCACTACGATGTCGTCCTGCCGAAGGGCGAAGTCTGCTGCGGAGCGCCGCTGCGGGGCCTCGGGTTCGAGGACGATGCGATCGAGATGGCGGAGCGGAATCTCGCGGTATTCAGAAAGATGAACGTCGAGGCGGTGATCGGGCTCTGCCCTACCTGCGTCCATACTGTCCGGGATGAGTACCGGAAGAGGGGGGGAGACGGGATCGACAACGCGGTGGAGGTGGCGCGGTTCTTCAGCGACAAGGCGCCGCAGCTCCACGCTCTCAAAGGCAGGACGGAGGGAGGGCAGCAGATTGTCTACCATGAGCCCTGCCACTCCCGTTATAGCCTGAGCTCCGGAAAGGAGCCCCAGCGCCTTCTGGCCTCACTGGGAGTCCCGCCCGTCGAGGCAGAGCAGGGCTGCTGTGGATTCGGAGGCCCTTTTAGGGTATTATATCCGGACCTCGCCGAGGCGCTTCTGGAGAAACGCGCTGCCGCGTACCGGCATGCAGAGGTGATCGCCACTTCCTGCCCTAATTGCATACTCCAGCTCAGAAGCGGAATGAAGGATAAGAGCATAAAACACCTCATCGAAGTGATCGATGAAACGATAACGGGATAA
- a CDS encoding YkgJ family cysteine cluster protein, with protein sequence MKRKTIAKKLDILTPQRLESGDRPQRMRLERRTSCVRCGKCCTASSPSLMKEDLPLFVAGVLSCDTTYTIRDGERVRSRQDGAVYESFTELIKLKEGEGTGGCMFYRGKEGCSIYEHRPSQCRAYKCWAPENLYEGLEASSLKRRDLFASVDLLLEVMNKHDEKCSYRRLADAFDRLAGGDEQAVEEIMDMLQYDTYARPFLQERFSVPESALDLILGRPLAERIAEFGFRVVRQGDDYVVMPIEDTPENEPGKEKEAE encoded by the coding sequence ATGAAGAGAAAGACGATTGCGAAAAAGCTCGATATACTCACCCCCCAGAGGCTCGAGAGCGGCGACCGGCCGCAACGGATGCGCCTCGAACGGAGGACGAGCTGCGTACGCTGCGGCAAATGCTGCACCGCGAGCAGCCCCTCCCTGATGAAGGAGGATCTGCCGCTGTTCGTGGCGGGAGTCCTCTCCTGCGATACGACGTATACGATACGCGACGGCGAGCGGGTGCGCTCCCGCCAGGACGGCGCCGTGTATGAATCGTTCACGGAGCTGATAAAGCTGAAAGAGGGCGAGGGGACGGGCGGCTGCATGTTCTACCGGGGAAAGGAAGGCTGCAGCATCTACGAGCATCGGCCCTCGCAATGCAGGGCCTACAAGTGCTGGGCCCCCGAAAACCTCTACGAGGGACTGGAAGCATCATCCCTGAAACGGCGCGATCTCTTCGCTTCGGTCGACCTGCTCCTGGAGGTGATGAACAAGCACGATGAAAAGTGCTCCTACCGGAGACTCGCCGACGCCTTCGACCGGCTTGCCGGGGGCGACGAGCAGGCGGTCGAGGAGATCATGGATATGCTGCAGTACGATACCTATGCCAGGCCGTTCCTGCAGGAGAGATTCAGTGTTCCCGAGAGCGCCCTGGACCTGATACTCGGAAGACCGCTCGCGGAGCGGATCGCTGAGTTCGGCTTCAGAGTCGTTCGGCAAGGAGACGACTACGTTGTGATGCCCATAGAGGATACGCCGGAGAACGAGCCGGGAAAGGAGAAGGAGGCAGAATGA
- the fsa gene encoding fructose-6-phosphate aldolase: MKFFIDTANIEEIKKAWEVGVIDGVTTNPSLIAKEKREPVALLREICGIVDGPISAEVIGLTAEGMVNEAEELARIHENIVVKIPMTEDGLRAVKRLAAAGIKTNVTLIFSPSQALLAAKAGATYVSPFVGRLDDISHVGMDIIDDIRVIFENYMFTTEIIVASIRNPLHVVEAAKIGADVATIPYSVIAQLARHPLTDIGIEKFLKDWEKVQGK, translated from the coding sequence ATGAAATTTTTTATCGATACCGCTAATATCGAAGAGATCAAGAAGGCCTGGGAGGTCGGTGTGATCGACGGCGTGACGACCAATCCCTCGCTGATCGCCAAGGAGAAGAGGGAGCCTGTTGCGCTCCTCAGGGAGATATGCGGCATCGTCGACGGTCCTATCAGCGCCGAGGTGATCGGGCTCACGGCCGAGGGGATGGTGAACGAGGCTGAGGAGCTCGCCAGGATCCACGAGAATATCGTCGTCAAGATCCCCATGACCGAGGACGGGCTCAGGGCGGTGAAGCGCCTTGCGGCAGCGGGAATCAAGACGAATGTCACGCTCATCTTTTCCCCGAGCCAGGCGCTCCTCGCGGCCAAGGCGGGAGCGACCTATGTGAGCCCCTTCGTCGGGAGGCTCGACGATATAAGCCATGTCGGCATGGACATCATCGACGATATCAGGGTGATCTTCGAGAACTATATGTTCACCACCGAGATCATCGTCGCGAGCATCAGGAACCCGCTCCATGTGGTCGAGGCTGCGAAGATCGGCGCCGACGTCGCCACCATCCCCTACAGCGTCATCGCCCAGCTCGCCAGGCACCCGCTCACGGATATCGGCATAGAGAAGTTCCTCAAGGATTGGGAGAAAGTGCAGGGGAAATGA
- a CDS encoding DUF2007 domain-containing protein, with product MSDEWVEVFVTADALEAEMIKDLLESGDIPVALRSSKIRPYPVNIGKIGEIRILVRKSDKEVAEQVINGMPPGDTQGESQGS from the coding sequence ATGAGTGACGAGTGGGTCGAGGTCTTCGTCACCGCCGATGCTCTCGAAGCGGAGATGATCAAGGACCTCCTCGAGAGCGGCGATATCCCGGTTGCGCTCCGGTCCTCCAAGATACGCCCCTATCCGGTCAATATCGGCAAGATCGGGGAGATACGGATACTCGTCAGAAAGTCCGATAAAGAGGTCGCGGAGCAGGTGATCAACGGGATGCCGCCGGGTGATACGCAGGGGGAATCCCAGGGCTCATGA
- the lexA gene encoding transcriptional repressor LexA, with product MKELTVQQKKVLDFLVSSVKKNGYPPTVREIGEHFGFLWAAARGHLRALERKGFIRLNPAISRGIEIVGFTPREGSLLPVAGTIRAGRPVLAAEDVDAHLLVDASLFPAADSFCLRVTGDSMVEAGIFEGDYVIVKQQRTIESGEIGVVLVGDEATVKRVFKEKHTVLLKPENKTMKPVRYDADEVVVAGKVIGVIRKL from the coding sequence ATGAAAGAGCTCACTGTCCAGCAGAAAAAGGTGCTCGATTTCCTCGTCTCCTCCGTTAAGAAGAACGGTTACCCGCCTACGGTGCGGGAGATCGGGGAGCATTTCGGCTTTCTCTGGGCTGCAGCCCGGGGACACCTGCGGGCCCTCGAGAGAAAGGGCTTTATCCGCCTCAATCCCGCTATCTCGCGGGGGATCGAGATCGTCGGCTTCACCCCTCGGGAAGGCTCCCTGCTTCCCGTTGCAGGAACCATACGGGCCGGGAGGCCTGTCCTGGCAGCAGAGGACGTCGATGCCCATCTGCTCGTCGATGCGTCGCTCTTCCCAGCAGCGGACTCCTTTTGCTTGCGGGTGACCGGAGACAGCATGGTCGAGGCGGGCATCTTCGAAGGCGACTATGTCATCGTCAAACAGCAGCGCACCATCGAGAGCGGCGAGATCGGCGTGGTCCTCGTCGGCGATGAGGCGACGGTGAAGAGGGTCTTCAAGGAGAAGCACACCGTGCTCCTCAAGCCCGAAAACAAGACCATGAAGCCGGTGCGTTACGATGCCGATGAGGTGGTGGTAGCCGGTAAGGTGATCGGCGTGATCCGGAAGCTGTAA
- a CDS encoding glycosyltransferase family 9 protein, with the protein MAERLFIHHDGALGDVLLSLPAFSLLGGGGERLHLAGRPDVAGFLQTAGVVAGAHDSGSSLFSSLYAGRPDNAAKAFFAGFDRAVVFTRGRDAVFVETLRSLLPRTAVVTTIPPEGERMHVSAFRMQQIAAPGRYRHRGLPSCALEIPAPFKERARALLARKGYDGRSRLVAMHPGSGGRRKCWPFESFISLAAHIRAAGDFFFVFLSGPAEESAATAALAVYAESNPGVLHVPGEELAIVAALLQSCSLYIGNDSGITHLAAAAGGKVLALFGPTDPGLWSPPGDHVRVVASGHACAPCGLQPLHRVQECGQECLRDIGVGRVMDAIGAFA; encoded by the coding sequence ATGGCGGAGCGACTCTTCATTCACCACGACGGCGCGCTCGGGGACGTGCTGCTTTCGCTCCCTGCCTTCTCCCTGCTGGGAGGGGGAGGAGAGCGTCTTCATCTGGCGGGGAGACCGGATGTCGCGGGCTTTTTGCAGACTGCCGGGGTCGTTGCCGGGGCTCACGACAGCGGCAGCAGCCTGTTCTCGTCGCTGTATGCCGGGAGGCCGGATAATGCGGCGAAGGCCTTCTTTGCAGGATTCGATAGGGCTGTTGTTTTTACCAGGGGCCGCGATGCGGTGTTCGTCGAGACGCTGCGGTCGCTGCTCCCGCGTACCGCGGTCGTGACTACGATTCCCCCGGAAGGAGAGCGGATGCATGTCTCTGCGTTCCGCATGCAGCAGATAGCAGCGCCCGGACGATACCGGCACCGGGGTCTGCCGAGTTGCGCGCTTGAAATTCCCGCACCGTTCAAGGAGAGGGCACGGGCATTGCTCGCCCGCAAGGGCTATGACGGCAGGAGCAGGCTGGTAGCGATGCATCCCGGGAGCGGGGGGAGACGAAAGTGCTGGCCCTTCGAGAGTTTCATCAGCCTTGCTGCGCATATCAGGGCTGCCGGCGACTTCTTTTTCGTCTTTCTCTCGGGACCCGCCGAGGAGAGCGCGGCGACGGCGGCGCTCGCGGTCTATGCGGAGAGCAACCCCGGCGTCCTCCATGTCCCTGGTGAAGAGCTGGCCATAGTCGCCGCCCTGCTGCAGTCGTGCTCGCTCTACATAGGAAACGACTCGGGCATAACCCATCTGGCTGCCGCAGCCGGCGGGAAGGTGCTCGCCCTCTTCGGCCCCACCGACCCGGGGCTCTGGAGCCCTCCCGGAGATCATGTCCGGGTCGTGGCCTCCGGGCATGCGTGCGCTCCCTGCGGTCTGCAACCGCTGCACCGAGTACAGGAATGCGGGCAGGAGTGCCTCAGAGATATCGGCGTGGGGCGGGTGATGGACGCGATCGGCGCCTTTGCATAG
- a CDS encoding Slp family lipoprotein — protein sequence MRPAIYLHCEFGYNYLMKRHVLIMVLGVLFLAGCAHVVSDSLRDKARDVPPATLLGNPDAYKGEVVILGGVIVGSKNTKEGTYIEVVQKPLDSRGRPEDVDASYGRFLVLYGGYLDTAIYSRGKEITVAGEVIGRQTRRLDEIDYPYLMMRGREIHLIEPRGYRSLPISFGVGIGARL from the coding sequence ATGAGACCGGCGATATACTTGCACTGTGAATTCGGCTATAATTACCTCATGAAGCGCCACGTGCTCATCATGGTTCTGGGAGTCCTGTTCCTCGCCGGTTGTGCGCATGTCGTTTCCGATAGCCTGCGGGACAAGGCGCGGGATGTCCCCCCGGCAACGCTCCTCGGCAACCCCGATGCGTACAAGGGCGAGGTCGTCATACTCGGGGGCGTCATCGTCGGCTCCAAAAACACGAAAGAGGGGACCTACATCGAAGTGGTGCAGAAGCCCCTCGACAGCCGGGGCAGGCCCGAAGACGTGGATGCCTCGTACGGCAGGTTCCTTGTCCTGTACGGCGGCTACCTCGACACCGCGATCTATTCGCGCGGGAAAGAGATAACCGTTGCAGGAGAAGTTATCGGAAGGCAGACGCGCCGTCTCGATGAGATCGATTATCCCTACCTGATGATGAGAGGCAGAGAGATCCATCTGATCGAGCCCAGAGGGTACCGCTCCCTGCCGATATCGTTCGGCGTCGGCATCGGCGCACGACTTTAA
- a CDS encoding glucose 1-dehydrogenase encodes MKLREKVALVTGGGQGIGKAIVKRFLEEGAGVVVADVDEEAGRETEQELSGIGSLAFVPADVAVEKDVEHAVAQTAARFGRLDILINNAGIFSSAPLERLSLDAWNRIIAVNLTGAFLCAKHAAPLLRERGGAIVNIASTRALMSEPHTEAYAASKGGVVALTHALAVSLGPAIRANCISPGWIEVSGWKRRSARHAASLREADHRQHPAGRVGAPEDIASLTLYLVSEEASFVTGANFVADGGMTRKMLYIE; translated from the coding sequence ATGAAGCTCCGGGAGAAAGTGGCGCTGGTGACCGGCGGAGGGCAGGGGATCGGCAAGGCCATCGTGAAGCGGTTCCTCGAGGAAGGGGCGGGCGTCGTCGTCGCGGACGTCGACGAAGAGGCGGGAAGAGAGACCGAGCAGGAGCTCTCCGGCATCGGCTCCCTCGCATTCGTGCCTGCCGATGTGGCGGTCGAAAAGGATGTGGAACATGCCGTAGCGCAGACAGCGGCCCGGTTCGGGAGGCTCGACATCCTCATCAATAATGCCGGCATCTTCTCCAGCGCTCCCCTGGAGCGGCTTTCCCTCGATGCATGGAACCGGATCATCGCCGTGAATCTTACCGGAGCGTTCCTTTGCGCCAAGCATGCCGCCCCTCTGCTCAGGGAGCGCGGCGGCGCGATCGTGAATATCGCTTCTACGCGGGCATTGATGTCGGAGCCCCATACCGAGGCGTATGCCGCATCCAAAGGAGGCGTGGTCGCCCTGACGCATGCGCTCGCCGTGAGCCTTGGCCCCGCCATACGGGCGAACTGCATCAGCCCGGGGTGGATAGAGGTGAGCGGGTGGAAAAGGCGGAGCGCCAGGCATGCTGCGTCGCTCAGGGAGGCGGACCACCGTCAGCATCCTGCCGGAAGAGTAGGAGCACCCGAGGATATTGCGTCATTGACGCTCTACCTTGTCTCTGAAGAGGCCTCTTTTGTCACCGGAGCCAACTTCGTTGCCGACGGCGGCATGACGAGAAAGATGCTGTATATCGAGTGA
- a CDS encoding YHS domain-containing protein encodes MAYDPVCKMEVSENETQYTSQYGGKTYYFCSSGCKTEFDAYPERFATAESAARTIGVEGGAAGYGAGASAKGKASETYQKFRESQTYQKALGKGHELTDKAKGQARTMIDKQRDRSSSMLGSVASALRQTAQQLQSQEQGSIARYADSAAAKVDQLSGYLRDKDADQLIGEAERMVRRRPAVFLGGAFALGFALSRFLKSSGMRAGSPGGHGGSKSYSAGMSA; translated from the coding sequence ATGGCGTACGATCCGGTGTGCAAGATGGAGGTCAGCGAGAACGAGACGCAGTATACGAGCCAGTACGGAGGGAAAACCTACTATTTCTGTTCGTCGGGCTGTAAAACCGAGTTCGATGCATACCCGGAGCGGTTTGCGACGGCAGAGAGCGCCGCCAGGACCATAGGAGTGGAAGGGGGAGCGGCAGGGTATGGCGCCGGCGCCTCAGCAAAAGGAAAGGCATCGGAGACCTACCAGAAATTCAGGGAGAGCCAGACGTACCAGAAGGCCCTCGGCAAGGGGCATGAATTGACAGACAAGGCAAAAGGCCAGGCCAGGACCATGATCGACAAGCAGCGCGACCGCAGCTCCAGTATGCTGGGAAGCGTGGCTTCCGCGTTACGGCAGACAGCCCAGCAGCTCCAGTCGCAGGAGCAGGGCTCGATCGCCCGCTATGCGGACAGCGCTGCCGCCAAGGTGGACCAGCTCTCGGGGTACCTCCGCGACAAGGATGCCGACCAGCTCATCGGCGAGGCGGAGCGCATGGTGCGGCGCCGGCCGGCAGTCTTCCTGGGTGGAGCCTTCGCGCTCGGATTCGCCCTTTCGCGGTTTCTCAAGAGCTCCGGCATGCGTGCAGGCAGTCCCGGCGGCCACGGCGGATCAAAGAGCTATTCCGCGGGGATGAGCGCATGA
- a CDS encoding phage holin family protein yields MNHTREEQSLGELLSDLSQETQRLFRQEVELAKTEMSLKMSHVLKDIAFLAIGGAVAYAGLLALISAVILGLGTGIPWWLSALLVGAVVAGIGYVLVKKGMDDLKRKEYVPKQTLETIKEDKRWLKEKM; encoded by the coding sequence ATGAATCACACGCGCGAAGAACAATCGCTCGGCGAGCTTCTCTCGGATCTCTCCCAGGAGACGCAGAGACTGTTTCGCCAGGAGGTCGAGCTCGCAAAGACGGAGATGTCGCTCAAGATGTCTCACGTACTAAAGGATATTGCCTTTCTCGCCATCGGCGGCGCGGTCGCCTATGCGGGATTGCTGGCGCTGATAAGCGCCGTCATCCTCGGCCTCGGCACGGGAATCCCCTGGTGGCTTTCGGCGCTCCTTGTCGGTGCGGTTGTCGCAGGGATCGGCTATGTGCTGGTGAAGAAGGGTATGGACGATCTCAAGAGAAAGGAATACGTGCCGAAGCAGACCCTTGAAACGATTAAGGAGGACAAACGATGGCTGAAAGAGAAGATGTGA
- a CDS encoding DUF3618 domain-containing protein: MAEREDVNVVRSRRGAAYTAPRGGAASGGGEERNPDEIRSDIEQTRAELGDTVEAIKEKFSSEHMKAQVKESTVGRARRMSRRAQGRAREMGSNIADTIRSNPVPAAMVGVGLGWLIMKGARGDGNGRETTLSERETFAYAPGGQIWTEEGQGTGGGYEQQPSARETAKGRAEQFAGQARAKAEEVTGQVRERAGQMTGQAREKASQLTSKAREQADRVGGMARQRARQTKENVRDMMQSNPLGVGAMALGLGALFGLIIPESRREEELMGGASESLMGKAKETAQGIMEKAQRSAEKAKEAAMEEARS, encoded by the coding sequence ATGGCTGAAAGAGAAGATGTGAATGTGGTCCGCAGCCGGAGAGGGGCTGCCTATACGGCGCCGCGCGGCGGAGCGGCTTCCGGAGGCGGCGAAGAGCGAAACCCGGATGAGATCAGGTCCGATATCGAACAGACAAGGGCCGAGCTGGGCGACACGGTCGAAGCGATCAAGGAGAAGTTCTCATCCGAGCACATGAAGGCTCAGGTCAAAGAATCAACGGTGGGGAGGGCGAGGAGAATGAGCAGGAGAGCGCAAGGGAGGGCACGAGAGATGGGTTCGAACATTGCCGATACCATTCGCAGCAACCCGGTCCCGGCCGCCATGGTGGGAGTGGGCCTCGGGTGGCTTATCATGAAGGGGGCGCGCGGCGACGGTAACGGGCGCGAGACGACCCTGAGCGAACGCGAAACCTTCGCGTATGCCCCGGGCGGACAGATCTGGACCGAGGAGGGGCAGGGGACCGGCGGCGGATATGAGCAGCAACCCTCTGCCCGGGAGACAGCGAAGGGAAGGGCAGAGCAGTTCGCCGGGCAGGCCCGCGCCAAGGCCGAAGAGGTGACCGGCCAGGTGCGCGAGAGGGCCGGGCAGATGACCGGGCAGGCGCGGGAGAAAGCGTCCCAGCTCACCTCCAAAGCCAGGGAGCAGGCCGACAGGGTAGGGGGAATGGCCAGACAGCGGGCGCGGCAGACGAAAGAGAACGTGCGGGATATGATGCAGAGCAATCCGCTCGGCGTCGGCGCAATGGCGCTGGGACTTGGAGCGCTCTTCGGTCTTATCATCCCCGAGTCGCGGCGAGAGGAAGAGCTCATGGGCGGGGCGAGCGAGAGCCTCATGGGCAAGGCGAAAGAGACTGCCCAGGGCATCATGGAAAAGGCCCAGCGGTCTGCCGAGAAAGCGAAAGAGGCGGCTATGGAAGAGGCCAGGAGCTAG
- a CDS encoding tetratricopeptide repeat protein gives MKKVSMAFLVVVAVLFAHGAARASEAEALHFFNSGNTLFNDGRYDKAIVDYSKAIALYADFTDAYYNRGLSYYKSGDYDRAIEDFNKVLSAAPRDAEIYHYRGLSHFKKGRFDKTIEDETRVIELNPKFPEAYHNRGIAYSRLERYDEAIEDFNKAIGLRPEYSEAIFSRGFAYTMKAAADFKRVCDRGNQVACENYRQLTK, from the coding sequence ATGAAAAAAGTGAGCATGGCATTCCTGGTAGTCGTAGCGGTTCTCTTTGCACACGGCGCCGCACGGGCGTCGGAGGCAGAGGCGCTGCACTTTTTCAACAGTGGCAATACCCTCTTCAACGACGGGCGCTACGACAAGGCGATCGTCGACTACAGCAAGGCGATCGCGCTTTACGCCGACTTCACCGACGCCTATTATAACCGCGGACTCTCCTACTACAAGTCCGGAGATTACGACAGGGCCATCGAAGATTTCAACAAAGTCCTCTCCGCAGCCCCCCGGGATGCGGAGATATACCACTACCGGGGGCTCTCGCACTTCAAAAAAGGGCGCTTCGACAAGACCATCGAGGATGAGACCAGGGTCATCGAGCTGAACCCGAAGTTTCCCGAGGCCTACCATAATCGCGGCATCGCCTACTCGCGCCTCGAGCGGTACGACGAGGCCATCGAGGACTTCAACAAGGCGATCGGCCTCCGGCCCGAGTACAGCGAAGCGATCTTCTCCCGCGGCTTTGCATACACCATGAAAGCGGCGGCGGACTTCAAGAGGGTCTGCGACAGGGGAAACCAGGTCGCCTGCGAGAACTACAGGCAGCTTACAAAGTAG